The following coding sequences are from one Pusillimonas sp. DMV24BSW_D window:
- a CDS encoding ABC transporter ATP-binding protein, with translation MTTALSLRNIEKSFGVFKALGPVDLDLNPNERLGIIGPNGAGKTTLINCITGVLKPDNGTVHFMGKDISHLLPHERARLGIARSFQIPRPFIGMSVLENLLVPLDYKHNVHNKEQRALELLQSVGLHTRAQDPSGSLSQLELRKLELARALASDPKVLIADEAMAGLSDTEIDEVLDILMRLNESGVAIIMIEHIMHAVMRFSQRVVCFDTGQLIAAGTANEIANNETVQKVYFGEQTHH, from the coding sequence ATGACAACGGCACTGTCACTTCGAAACATAGAAAAATCATTTGGCGTTTTCAAAGCGCTCGGGCCGGTTGACCTCGACCTCAACCCTAACGAAAGGCTGGGCATCATCGGCCCGAACGGCGCCGGCAAAACAACCTTAATTAACTGCATAACGGGTGTATTGAAACCAGACAACGGTACCGTTCACTTTATGGGTAAGGACATCAGCCATCTTCTTCCCCACGAGCGCGCGCGGTTGGGAATCGCCCGAAGCTTTCAGATTCCCCGGCCCTTTATTGGTATGTCAGTGCTTGAAAACCTGCTTGTCCCACTCGACTACAAGCATAACGTCCACAACAAAGAACAGCGCGCGCTTGAACTGTTGCAATCAGTTGGTTTGCACACCCGCGCCCAAGACCCGTCGGGGTCTTTATCGCAACTTGAACTCAGAAAGTTGGAACTGGCCAGAGCGCTGGCCAGTGACCCCAAGGTTCTTATTGCCGACGAGGCCATGGCGGGCCTGTCGGATACCGAAATTGATGAAGTGCTGGACATTCTCATGAGGCTGAATGAATCGGGGGTCGCCATTATTATGATTGAACACATCATGCACGCCGTCATGCGATTCTCTCAACGTGTGGTGTGTTTCGATACCGGCCAATTAATTGCCGCGGGAACCGCCAACGAAATTGCAAATAACGAAACCGTTCAAAAGGTGTATTTCGGTGAACAGACTCATCATTGA
- a CDS encoding ABC transporter ATP-binding protein, translating to MNRLIIENLHAGYGAVPVLHDVSLEVKEAELVALLGTNGNGKSTLLNCILGFVKPTKGRILLEWDGKTTSLTELAPFQIVRQGLSIVPEGRRLVPNLTVEDNLKLAGSNPTVRRRLEENLNFCYSTFPVLKERRRQLAGSMSGGQQQILAIARCLMTSPKIIVIDEPSVGLAPIIVGQVIETIKTLQQNTNLTILMAEQSFFQAISVASRAYALAHGRITRHYDDASAIDHDDLRRAMLGAA from the coding sequence GTGAACAGACTCATCATTGAAAACTTGCATGCCGGCTACGGCGCCGTACCTGTTTTACACGATGTCTCTCTTGAGGTTAAGGAGGCCGAACTTGTGGCATTGCTGGGGACCAACGGTAACGGGAAAAGCACCCTACTCAATTGCATTCTGGGGTTTGTTAAGCCCACAAAAGGCCGCATTTTGCTTGAGTGGGACGGCAAAACGACCTCGCTTACCGAGCTGGCACCTTTTCAGATCGTCCGACAGGGTTTGTCGATAGTGCCTGAAGGGCGACGCCTGGTCCCTAACCTTACAGTTGAAGACAACCTCAAACTGGCGGGAAGCAACCCAACAGTTCGCCGCCGCCTGGAAGAGAACCTGAACTTCTGTTATTCAACCTTTCCCGTCTTGAAAGAGCGACGCCGCCAGTTGGCGGGCAGCATGAGCGGCGGCCAGCAACAAATTCTTGCGATTGCCCGCTGCCTGATGACCTCGCCCAAAATCATTGTAATTGACGAGCCATCTGTTGGTTTGGCACCCATTATTGTCGGACAGGTGATTGAAACCATTAAAACCCTGCAACAAAACACCAACTTAACTATCTTGATGGCTGAGCAAAGCTTTTTTCAGGCCATTAGTGTTGCCTCACGGGCCTACGCTCTGGCGCATGGACGCATCACGCG